In Gadus morhua chromosome 2, gadMor3.0, whole genome shotgun sequence, the DNA window AACCATATGGCGGGAGCTAAACAAAGAAGATGGATCAACAGCTGCTTGTCATAACTAGGTTGAGCAGGGTGTCCTTTAACCACACTCTACCAGAGCTTATTGTAGTTTTTCTATCCATTAGATTTAAAACCTCATCGATGCACACATCTCCTTGTTTGAGAACCATGACGCACGCGATGTTAAGATTTCCTACTTTAACGAAGCTCTCCTAGTGTGCGTTCAACAGTATAAGAAACTCTATTTATTCTGATTTGAACTGATTTATTGAGCCTTTTTTAGCTATAAAGGGGAAAACATAGGTCTACATATTAATTTCAAGACTTTAGATTACTTTTGATACAGGGAAGATTTGGAGAACCTCGTTCACACAACCTTTCATAATTAGACTTATCTTATCTATAAACCTACCACAAGTAGGCTACATGCCATGTttaaaaatatgtatacatattaaTTTCAAGACTTTCGATGACTTTTGATACAGTGAAGATTTGGAGAACCTGGTTCACACAACCTTTCATAATTAAACTTATCTTATCTTTAAACTTTACCACAAGTGGGCTACATGCCATGTTTTACTGCCTAAGTCTTCAGAAATGTTTTTGGACCTCTCCCAGATTATTTTCATGTTTAATAAAAGGCTACAACTACAGATGGCAAGTGATGATACCTAAATTGCCATAATTTAATTACATCCCATAATTGTTTGTTGTGCAGAGAAGCTGTGCTCTCTACTGAAGACAGGGATTTATTCTGTACACAGTTCAATACAGAGTCCTTGAGAAACGGTAATTATTAACAGACTCAAATTGACATTTAATGTGTGACCACTCGGGTGGGGCGTTTTCCCTTGCACAGGCTACTACAAAATGTGCAAACACGCTGCCACATCCATCAGTAGGACTTTACTTCCAAAACGAAGATTGGGGCGGTTACTGTACTTTTATACTTGTACTTCGGTAGCTGAAGATTATATTAGTCTAAGATCATGGCTCTACCAGATCTTTTCGAATCGTCCGCTTCAGTCCCCCTGTTGGGGGCTCTTGTAGGTCTGCtggtcctcttcttcttctcctccaggaaTCAGGGCCAGGGTAAGGATCCCCCTGGGCCCAGACCACTGCCCCTGATCGGGAACCTTTTGAGCATGGACTTTATGAAACCACACATCACCCTCTGGGAGGTGAGGctcctgttgtttttctttgtttataaATCGTGTGGTCATTTGATCGCCCTATAGGCCTGGGCAGTCATGCGGTCACTCAGAGACCCATAGCTTGCGGATGTGTTGTGCCTATGAAATTtacaattatgtttttttccccaagAAAGCTTGGTTTGTATGCAAACTTGTTGCAAACTTATTGGGGGCGAACTGTTACAAATTTGTGAAAGTCAGTTCAGATCATGGAAACAAGTGAGAGGAGGGACGTTATAAATACAATTTTCTCAGCAATTGATGTATTTATTAGTTGTGAAAGTAAAGTCCTTAAAAAGCTCTTTCCTCGTCAAAGGTTATGAACCTACCTTGTTTTATTAATGAAGTGGAGGGGAACCAGACTTCCCAGGTCTATAGGACTGACTATATCAAGCATAACAATACTTTATTTTCAATAGTATCTATCCGATATTTATACACTTTCCTTCCTCATTCACTGTATTCAAAACtactttgtgtgtttcttttatcAGTTTTCCAAGAAATATGGAAATGTATTCACAGTGTATTTTGGACCGAAGAAAGTGGTGGTTCTGGCGGGATACAAGACTGTCAAACAAGCCCTGGTCAACAATGCAGATGaatttggagacagagaggttTTCAAAATCGTAGACGAAACTACGGGAGGACATGGTGAATAAATTAAGCTATTTAATATTTATCGAACGAGTGTTAACTCAATTAAACATCTACTTATAGTATTTAAAACCGTAACATTTTATTTGATCCAGGCATTTTGTTTGCTAATGGAGAGACATGGAAAGAGATGAGACGTTTTGCATTGACCACTTTGAGAGACTTTGGGATGGGCAAGAAATTAAGTGAAGAGAAAATTATGGAAGAATGCCAATACCTCATTGAGGTTATGGAGCAATATAAAGGTATGTGTCACATTTCCTCAGTTATTTGTTGTCACTTTTGATATAGGAAGAATAATAAATCATCCCTTCATGTTACAGGAAAAGCTTTTGATACTACAAAATCAATGAACTATGCCGTCTCCAATATAATCAGCGCCATTATCTATGGCAGTCGATTTGAATATGATGACCCAAAGTTTACAAGTATGGTAAACAGAGCCAACGAGACCATTCGACTGACAGGATCCCCTTCAGTACAGGTGCgatttatttttccattggaATTACTAGCAACTGACATACAGAACATCGCTTTTACTGACTCCATTTCATTGTAGATATACAACGCGTTGCCGTGGTTGGGCAAGTGGTTTAGCAGCCGCAGGGTCATGAAGAATACAGTTCAAAATCAAGCAGACATAAGCAAGATGACCCAAAGTCTCAAACACACCCTTGTCCCTGAGGTGTGCAGGGGTTTTGTGGACGCATTCCTGATTCGCCAGCAGACTCTAGAGGTATGTCGCCTTGTGCTCAAACTGTCAAGTTATATGCAAGATTTAAATCTTTCATCTTCTCAGGAAATTGTCAATGCACTTAAACGATATACAATGTATTCAATAAGAACATAACAGTATCATTCTGTGTATCTAGTCTTCATCGGACCAATACCTTTTTCCCATCTACACTCTTCTCATGTCACTTCTACCACTTATTTTTTCCATATGCAGGAATCTGGAAATAAGAACAGTTACTACACCAATATGAACCTTAATGTATCTATTGCCAATTTGTTTAATGCTGGAACTGATACAACTGCAACAACATTAAGATGGGGTCTTCTGATCATGGCCAAGTACCCAAAAATCCAGGGTAAGGAAGTGACGATATAAAAATTGTGAAGAATATTCTAACTAGGTATTTGAGCTAGTCCCTGCCCACCAGCTGACCAGATGTATATTACTTAACTTATAATAGACctattttcttttaatttagGGGCGGGGCTATATTTGTTTTTCAGGCATTCGCTATCTCTACTCACCGCTCGTTTGAATCACACAGTTGTCATTCGGAGCGGAAAGAACACTgtcatttcgttttttttattctgaaagAGGTCCCACCTATTTACAAGGAGGGGCTTAATTTAACACACAGTGACTTTAAGAAGCTATGCTTCTGACCAGCAGATGGCAAATATACATTGTATGTCTGACTAATAGCCTATTGAATACTCTTAATGTCCTGCATTTTATTGCAACAATTATCAAGCCTACGTATAGATGTTCAACTTGTTTAAAGTCAAACTCAACAAAAGGTTTTGACAGCTGTTCAAGATTGACTTACAGAATGGCGGCTTAAATTGGGAGCTACTTTATAGGACCTAACTACAAGTTTGCCAATACCCCATTTCAAGTCTGACAATGCAGATCAGTTTTTGGATGCAAATAACCCTAACTCATTTGGGGTTATATATTCCTGATGTATATTCCTGATGTTCTGCTTATTTTTAACATCCAGTCAAGGTCCAGGAGGAACTGAGCAGCATGATAGGGAGTCGGCAGGTCAAGGTAGAGGACAGGAAGAACCTGCCCTATATTGATGCTGTCATCCATGAAATCCAGAGATTTACCAACATCGTTCCCATGTCACTCCCTCACATCACCAGCCAAGACGTCACCTTCCAAGGCTACTTCATTAAGAAGGTCTGACTCAACGGAATAGCCACACCCACGGCCATATCATATACAAATATCTTAATAAATAGCTTAATAACTTCCTGAATTGTCCTTTCTCTACAGGGCACTGTGGTGTATCCTCTCCTAACGTCTGTGTTGTGGGATGAGACTGAATGGGAGAGTCCACTCAGCTTTAATCCTTCCCACTTCCTGGATGAGGATGGGAAGTTCGTCAAGAGAGATGCCTTCATGCCTTTCTCTGCAGGTTCGCTAGCTCTATTAATATATACACTGTATCCCTTCTTCTGTGTTTTATCAAATACTGTGCAGATGATCTCGAGGTTTGACCCTGTTCCCTGTGTCAGGTCGCAGGGCGTGTGTCGGTGAGAGTCTGGCCAGGATGgagctcttcctcttcttcgcAATGCTGCTTCAACACTTCCATTTCACTCCTCCACCCGGGGTATCGGAGGACGACCTGGATCTGACCCCAGTTCTGGGCATCACCCTCAATCCTTCCCCTCACCTGTTGTGTGCCAACAGTCGTGTTTAGTAGGAGGATCCCGCTAATGATCCTATGATAGATATCACTGCTTGAGTAATATACAGATGAACCTCTCTATAACGTGGCTCTTTGGGTCCACAAAACAATGACCACTTTATTGTTGGAAAACGCATAAATCGCGAATTTCACAGTGAAGCAGATGCGTTTTTGTGATGTATCACTCATGTTGACTAAGATCAGCTCTGAAAAAGATATAATATTCGCTACACGCAAAGCACCTATGAACAAGCTTAGTAGAAACTTTTGATCTTATTTTGCTGGTGGCTTCGTCATTAATACAAAACAACCAAGGGCTTTTAGACGTGGTCGTATCGGTAATTGGCTTATTTCTGGGACAAAGCTTATTTTGATAAAGGCAATGCAGATCTACAGAACAACAAACTAATGAAACTAAGTGTGTGATGGGAGACACTTAAATGTTTGATTTCGcagagatatatttttttaaagattataTTCCAAtggatttacttttttttaagtgtattgtatttgttaatTGATTAACAGGTTTAGGATATATTTAATGTTGAATATGTATAGAAGCATTATAATAATATACGTTAGTGtcgtttttttgtatttagttAATTAGCCGATGCTTCAATCAAAAGCAATGTAATCACATTCGAAAAGCTCATGTTTCTATTTAACAAGAATAAGGCAGCCTGGTATTTCATATGTTATGACTATATGTGACGTTGCCCACTAGCGCCTAAAGTGAGCCTAGCAGAGAGCAATAGCACCTTGCGTCGATTAGCGTATGAGCGTACTATTATACTATGTTTGTATGTTATATATGTTTGTAAGCATACATGGGCAGGCACCTGAGGGTCTTGAATGTGGGAACTAGAGCTGTCCCTACCTTTAGCCATGGCAGGTTTGGTCTTCTTTCGTCGGATCGGGTCCTCATTGAATGCAGTCTAGAAGCGCACCACACAAGCAGAAGCAGGGTCAACAACATCGAAGACCTCCATCGTACGCACCAGGTGGCAGAGTACTACCAGTCCAGCAGCAACCCAGAGCAcgacatatatataatatatatataatatgtcaccAGCCAGCAGCTCAGGGAGCGAGCAACAAAAAAGGCTGACAGAATTAAAGACTTGTGGAAATTGTAATAGAATAAGTGAAGTGATAACGCAACGGCGTGTATTCAGAACGACATAGTACTGGAAATGTACCGGATAGTTCTACAACAAAATAACTCATTGAGtattatattattgtgttctTTTCGGAATCGGAAAGGATAGGGATATCATATCACCTTACCTGCATGGCCTCAACAGTGTTTCAAAGTTTGCCCGTCAAAACCCCCACTCCTTTGCAACTTCAATAAACTGCCGCGGTTGAGTTATCTGCTTGAATTACGGAAGGAAGTTGAGGTgcaacttatttttttaaaggatCAGATATCTGAGATTCACAACCCAAGTAAATTCTATATTTGAAcccgtttttgtttttgttgttttttgtatcgaaaaatagaaaaagcaAACTGACTCATGTTCTCAAAGTAATGGTTTTATTGTTATATCATCTAGAATATAATGATATGCAGATCCTGATGAAACTATAGGTGTAGATCTGTAAAGTGCCAAGGAATCTGCCAAGGTGTAGGCTGGGGCCAAGTGAGGCCCGGCATGTTATGAGAGGGTGAACGTGCATGTAATGAGAGGGTGAACCTGCATGGTATGTGAGGGTGAAACACAGGTCAGGTATTGATTTAGCATTTATAAGTGTCTTTGGTTAAACTTTGTATGCTTGAATATGCATTTAAAGTTTCACAAAACAACTATTTACATTGTGAGATCAGCacagtttcttttttttctgcttgCAATAAGAGGTGATTACATTTCAGACCACCGTGTTTTTgcagaaaaccgaaacgctgaaTGGTTTATAAAGTCAGGAGGCCGCCGTCTGCCCCACAGATAATCTCCTCAGTTATCCAGCATATTATATACAGTACCGTTGTATGCTACTGCTAAACTATCATTTCAATGCCACCATTCTCAACTAATGCATAACTTGGAAACATACTTAAATTGGGCTTGCAggattaaaatgaataaaaataaaaagtcacCATTAAAAGAACACCAATGACCAATACTTGGCAGAACAAAAACGTAATTTCaaacaaatggaaaaaaaatcgTCTGTAGCCGTGCCTCTCCCAACCCATTCCAGTCATGATGTCGGCGTATTCCTCTTCAGCAACAGACATGCAGCATTCAGTAGGCTTTAGGTCCGGCAACCACACTGGGAGAACCCATGAGAAATAAAAAGGACTGAGTTAGGTGGAGAGCTCCAACAGGCCGTCGTGGGGGAGGTGGCAGTGGCATCGCAGGATGGATGCTCCTCATCCCATAACCGTCTTCTCCCTCCATCCTGCCTCATCCCTTTCTGTTCTTCCGCCTTCCCACCGCCGCCTTTCCCCCCGGGCGCGGCACCACGCTCACATCAGGTACCAGGCAGCGAATCCCGCCATAAACGCCACCCAGGCCGCGAACAGGACCTGACCCGTGGGGTGTCGCAGCACCGCCATGGCGACCTGGCAGGCGTACTCCGTTCCGCCGGTGGCAGCTGAGAGAGACGCAGAAAGCAGGGCAGGTGCAAGGCAGGGTTAGGGAGAGGtcaaaatgggaaaaaaagggttcaaatccttaaagagcacctattataatttttcgacttttatgacttataaacgttgttaaaatgatttatagtcatgttcAACCacaaccatactaaagtgtcaaataacgACGTGCGTGCATttagacgtattccctgctgaccgtctggggtggctgtgcagagcgctaaacactggGGACGCCGGTCGCCATCCACTTGGgtcaaatttccgggatttatctacgTAGAACAATCTGGATTTTCCATGCATGGTAATGCTGCAACGtgctcttccggaaggtaaccaatcacaacggggtggggttggcaggaggggggcgagggggcggagaaggacgaagccgagtgttgacagagaaggctgaaagcgcccagaagagaggaagagtttcccgaaaatcgacatcgttttttgtgctgtgattcgtgtcaggttgctctataggagtcattaataagaaattaagaccagaaaagtagtataataggagatCTTTAAGAAAAGCCCTTTTCACCTGTTTTGGCGGCGAAGTAGGGACACTTGtttctgtctcctccctctccatggaCGGGGAGGCCTGCATCCATGACCTCCTCCGGGAGGCTCCTCCCTATCTCGTCCAGCTCATCAAACACCTGTCAAATCAAACACAGAAATACGACGCTGTAACAACATATGGGTTACATAAGAGCCGGACGTCTGTTGCTAGGTGATTCTGGCTTAACAGAAAGTGATGAGGTGTCCTCCTGATGCAAGACACAGCGACGTTGGAGTCAAGCTGGTCTTTGCCTTGGAAGCTGGACCTCGCTGTtggtgtgagcgtgtgttttaGGTAGGTCACGCATAACCTACATAACACTTAAGAGCTGTACAGAGGCATACAATTACCGATCGGTTATTACTCACTCTACGCCAAGAATCGAAATCAAAGCATAAGAAGTGACAAGAAGAGACAGGAGTAACAAAGGTCCCAAGAAATTAACTTTTTGTGTATTTCAGGTCAATTgaggatatacagtatattcgaTATTCCTTATATCTACTTTAAAAACCCAAAATCCTCAGACACTCTGATGTTGTGATACGCTACGTTCGCCTCCACCATGACGGCCTCCTAATGACTC includes these proteins:
- the LOC115556605 gene encoding cytochrome P450 2K1 → MALPDLFESSASVPLLGALVGLLVLFFFSSRNQGQGKDPPGPRPLPLIGNLLSMDFMKPHITLWEFSKKYGNVFTVYFGPKKVVVLAGYKTVKQALVNNADEFGDREVFKIVDETTGGHGILFANGETWKEMRRFALTTLRDFGMGKKLSEEKIMEECQYLIEVMEQYKGKAFDTTKSMNYAVSNIISAIIYGSRFEYDDPKFTSMVNRANETIRLTGSPSVQIYNALPWLGKWFSSRRVMKNTVQNQADISKMTQSLKHTLVPEVCRGFVDAFLIRQQTLEESGNKNSYYTNMNLNVSIANLFNAGTDTTATTLRWGLLIMAKYPKIQVKVQEELSSMIGSRQVKVEDRKNLPYIDAVIHEIQRFTNIVPMSLPHITSQDVTFQGYFIKKGTVVYPLLTSVLWDETEWESPLSFNPSHFLDEDGKFVKRDAFMPFSAGRRACVGESLARMELFLFFAMLLQHFHFTPPPGVSEDDLDLTPVLGITLNPSPHLLCANSRV